DNA from Thermoplasma acidophilum DSM 1728:
TTACGATCAGGACATGATCGATAAAGTTATGCTTTCAAATTCAATTCGCCTGTACTTTTCACAATTATGATTAAATAATCATTATAAGGTGAAAAATGATAATGAATCATATGCCTAAAAAGATAGTCATAATTGGTGCAGGCGCCGGAGGCGGCATATCACTTAGCCAGCTCAGAAGAGCACTCAGCAATGAAGATGTTGAGATCACGATCATAGATCAGACCGGAAGAACGGACTTCCAGCCCTCATACGTATTCCTTGCACTGGGAGAAAAGAAACCGGAGGAGATATCCAGAGACATTTCACAGCTGAATGACAGTCGTGTCAGGGCAGTAAAGGACACTGTCATATCTGTGGATGCCGCCAACAGGGTCGTAAAAACGTCCGGTGGCAGCTATCAGTACGATTATCTGATCATGTCCCCAGGTCCGAGCATCGATCCTTCATCCCTCAAAGGACACGAGGCAACACACAGTGTGTGGACAATGGAGGATTCGCTGAGGCTTAGGGATGCTGTGAAGAACTTCAAAGGTGGAAACGTACTCATCAGCGTATCGACCCAATGGTACAAATGCCCGCCTGTGCCATGGGAGATGGCTCTGCTTCTTGACGATTATTTCAGGAGGAAGAACATCCGGGACAAGGTGAAGATAACGGTTGCGCATCCCGTTTCCAGACCCATGGAGATGTATGGCCCAGGCCTTTCTGAACCATTCTCGAAGATGCTTGATGACAGGAACATCGAAGGAATTTACGGGCGCAGGGTATCATCCGTTGATGCTGAAAAGAAGCGTGCAATAATGGACAACGGAGAAACCGTTGGCTTCGACCTTTCAATCGTGGCTCCGCCGCATCTGCCGCCGGATTTCATCAAAAATAATGATGATCTGCGATCGCCTAGAGGATGGGCTGCGACCAACATCAGGGACTTCAGGAATCCCAAGTACGAGGATGTTTTCGCCATAGGCGATGTGATCGCGCCGACGATACAGATAGGAATGGCAGGGGTACTGGCGCATTTCCAGGCCGATACGGTTTCATCTGCAATTGCAGAGGAGATTGCCGGGTATCCATTCATGGAATACAACAAGGTAGCCGTGTGCATCATAGCCACGGGCGGATCCGGTGTATTCTCCTACTGCGATCTTGCCGGAAAGCTTACGGACCCAAAGGTCAAATTCCCGGAGTGCAGAATGATAGGGAATGATCCTCTGTTCCGCTTTGCCCACGATCTTTACGAAGTCAACTTCCTCTCTTCAATATACGGTAGCAGGTGATGGAGATGGATCAGAACGGTGAGGATGTGAAGAAACTTCTGGATGTTATGGATGAACTCAGGCCGACGCTTAACCTGCTGAAGGAAATGCAGGACAGTGGGTTAACGGAAACGCTGTCCTATCTTGTCAGCAACTTCGACAGGATATTCAACTACACTACGAAGATGGAATTCTACGATCTTCTAACAGCGCTGAAGAAGCTTTCAGTTCTCCTGCAGCCCATATCCGCCATGAGCGATGAGGACATAGAATCGGTTGCGAAGATGCTGGGGCCTCTGCCGTCAGCGATCAAAGAGGCAAAGTCACGGTCAGAATCGGCCAAGCCTGTTAAAACTATGGATCTCATAAGGATCCTGAGATCAGATGACATGGCGTTTCTGATCTTTCTGGCCATGGCCGTATCCGAAAGGATGAGAAAATAGATGGAAAATCCCTAAAATATCCACTTTTAATATTTTGTTTATGGTTATGATCACTGAAAATCCGCAATCTATCCGGTGCTGACACTTAAGATCCCCTGAGAGTACATGATATTGTCTAGAATTAAACGCACCTGGTTTCAGATGATGCGCCTTTTCATGACGCATGATCATTGCATGAATGCGCTGTGCGTTCATCTGAATCTCATCGTACCTCCTGACGGGCTTCCCGGCTGCTTGAACCTCAGTATCAGGGAATACAGGCTAAGTGGAGCCCTGCCCCTCTGATCCGGCTCCTTCAGCCCAATGAAAAGAAATGCCGACAAGAATCTTCCAAGAAATACGACCATGTATGAATACATGAGCGCTATTCTGATGGGAAACAGTGCTTCCATGAATGCCAGAACGTAACCGCCGGAAAGAGCACCTACCAGGTATATGAGGCCATTGAAGCCGTTTATTATCGATATGTATTCTGCCCTGTGCCCTTCCGGAACGATGTCAAGAAGATACGAGTTCATGACAACGTTCTGAATGGATCCAAGGATGCC
Protein-coding regions in this window:
- a CDS encoding NAD(P)/FAD-dependent oxidoreductase translates to MPKKIVIIGAGAGGGISLSQLRRALSNEDVEITIIDQTGRTDFQPSYVFLALGEKKPEEISRDISQLNDSRVRAVKDTVISVDAANRVVKTSGGSYQYDYLIMSPGPSIDPSSLKGHEATHSVWTMEDSLRLRDAVKNFKGGNVLISVSTQWYKCPPVPWEMALLLDDYFRRKNIRDKVKITVAHPVSRPMEMYGPGLSEPFSKMLDDRNIEGIYGRRVSSVDAEKKRAIMDNGETVGFDLSIVAPPHLPPDFIKNNDDLRSPRGWAATNIRDFRNPKYEDVFAIGDVIAPTIQIGMAGVLAHFQADTVSSAIAEEIAGYPFMEYNKVAVCIIATGGSGVFSYCDLAGKLTDPKVKFPECRMIGNDPLFRFAHDLYEVNFLSSIYGSR